The proteins below are encoded in one region of Colletotrichum lupini chromosome 5, complete sequence:
- a CDS encoding beta-ketoacyl synthase domain-containing protein, whose protein sequence is MAPGVLSYSSSGTSPSASPVMMTPIDHSDTTSDGFTSLSVGPLDGVGLNIHGQSTNGHSNGHSNGSASAHATSQGYTNPVGGSDAGLKQMPIAIVGMACRMPGSVSSPAEFWELCSRARTGFTPVPKERFNHEAFYHPNPGKTGAYHAEGGNFLDVDLASFDAPFFGLTEKEAISMDPQQRLLLECTFEALENAGIPKHTIVGKDVGVFVGGSFAEYESHLFRDSDTIPMHQATGCAHAMQSNRLSHFFDLRGPSFTADTACSASLVALHLACQSLRAGESTSAIVGGCHLNMLPEFWISFSSCRLLADSGRSIAFDQRGTGFGRGEGCGMIILKPLDQAIRDNDSIRAVIRGTGINQDGKTPGITMPSGAAQEKLMRQIYRNAGLDPNDCGYVEAHGTGTKVGDPIEATAIHNVIGQNRSTKDPLFIGSVKSNIGHLEAASGIAGVIKATMMLERGFLLPNHDFKKPNEKIPWKEWNMKVPATQRPFPKNKKYISVNNFGFGGTNAHVVLEKAPHTGAPKKDNKNLPPPDNKKAKSTKKIYVLSANDKNSVGAVMKNLVVYLEQRPEIFQNDLMDNIAYTLGSRRSMLPWRVAIPATDSFELIETLNSGKVIPGKETEPLRIGFVFTGQGAQWWGMGRELYGQYPIYTAAIDRADECLRKLGAEWSLVEELSKDQESSKVSEAHISQPACSAVQLALTDLLRTWGIRPAAVAGHSSGEIGAAYAAGIIGFEAAMAIAYHRGRLIPILKQRNPDLQGSMMAVGGTKEEVQPMIDALKQQQVRIACYNSPSSLTISGDSAALGELEKNLEDKQMFNRRLQVETAYHSHHMNLVAKEYRESISELPHPQTTDVRFHSSLYGHQIDGFECQAHYWVNNLTCPVRFSEALETMLEPVGEHKTGVNMIIELGPHSALQGPIKQILKHVGEAAMKVPYASPLVRKKDAVESAMDLACNLITKGAILNMDNVNFPNLKKKPSLLTDLPRYAWNYQNKYWQESRMTQMHKYRKSPRNDLIGLEAIYSSDLEPTWRNIVHLDDLPWLRHHAIQSVTIFPISAFIGMALEASAQWAQRKEISFEKYELRDVSVVKPLALQDADVEMTINLRPHQETNLTASETWKEFRICSWSHGSGWTEHCVGLIALHGTETNEVDGKEQKLAALRGAEATMKASEGPEAVAVAENDMYERLTELGVGYGPSFQCIKDCKASNKYSTGTISSFDVAADMPNHYQTSSVLHPTFLESVIEMYWPILGAGRTDINTVYLPSSIGRMSISRDITALTKEVGSALKVYCKADFPAEARSTKVSVFATSEANDLVIEIDELTVSPIIDGETELASNPARELCYKLEWEEIGTLKSLSGKSKTKINGASGVEVDAPLPDVDVAIIHGDSNSQQMLANGLAIALASATSRLPEMGTMHEVNTEGKLTVVLTEIEQPFLANPTKEQFAEVRGMLAGVQGCLWVVRGAYDKATSPESNMIIGLSRTVRSETVLPFATLDLDDNNQLDEDDSAAAIFEIFKLAFGASASSTSELEFMERSGKLSTPRIVHDEDMNEFVHRETNPSVVEMQPFGKDKRCLKMEFSTPGAIETVHFVDDIVATQPLGENEIEFDVKAVGMNLRDVMIAKGQIPEADKHALGVEASGIVTRVGSAVRAHKAGDRIAALTISHGAYATRTRTTAANVMAMPSNMSFEDASTLPLAYCTAYYSLVEQARLREGQRILVHSAGGGIGQASVCLAKMIGAEIFVTVSTAAKKKLLMQHYNVPEDHIFYSRNTTWRAAVRRATNDEGVDVVLNTLPGADALRESWACLSRFGCLVDVRRKDGSRATRLDMGQSDSNASFLSVDIFGLAAERPKIMERLVADVSKLLADDQLRPIDPATVFPVSCMETAFKTLQTTQGPGKLVVVPHAEDVVMATPSKAAKALLKHDATYLLIGGTGGLGRSMSRWMVAHGARNLVLLSRSGSATGKVKELIDEAANDGAHITVRPCNVADKSSVEQLFNTGLKGLPPVRGVIHGAMVLRDVLFEQMTYNDYTSVTESKVQGAWNFHNALQERQTELDFFIAISSAAGAVGNRGQAAYAAANCFLNAFVQHRLALGLPATSLDLTAVSDAGYLADGSAERAAEVAKNLGSDSICEAEVLALIGASISNKTSVCNHHVITGMRITPSIQPFWTPDAKFKALRLAAEELAAAEAGANGAVSLNAALKASRSETEAMEVVCRGLVEKIAAVLMMEIEDLDVTRSLSHYPLDSLVAIEIRNFITREFEANMQVLELLSSGSIQTLTKAVCKKSKLCVGFDWSN, encoded by the exons ATGGCGCCCGGCGTGCTGTCCTACTCCTCATCGGGGACATCGCCATCGGCAAGTCCTGTCATGATGACCCCGATCGATCACTCCGATACCACATCCGATGGCTTCACTAGCCTGTCCGTGGGGCCCCTAGACGGTGTCGGCCTCAACATCCACGGACAATCAACAAATGGTCACTCCAATGGCCACTCCAACGGCAGTGCCAGTGCTCATGCGACGAGCCAGGGTTACACCAACCCCGTCGGCGGCAGCGACGCTGGCCTGAAGCAGATGCCCATCGCCATCGTCGGTATGGCCTGCCGTATGCCCGGCAGCGTCTCCAGCCCCGCCGAGTTCTGGGAGCTGTGCTCCCGCGCCAGAACCGGCTTTACTCCCGTGCCCAAGGAGCGCTTCAACCACGAGGCATTTTACCACCCGAACCCGGGCAAGACTGGAGCTTACCACGCAGAGGGTGGTAACTTCTTGGACGTCGACCTGGCGTCGTTCGATGCTCCTTTCTTCGGTTTGACGGAGAAGGAGGCCATCTCCATGGACCCCCAGCAGCGTCTTCTGCTCGAGTGCACATTCGAGGCCCTTGAGAACGCTGGTATCCCCAAGCACACGATTGTTGGAAAAGACGTCGGTGTCTTTGTCGGCGGCAGCTTCGCCGAGTACGAGAGTCACTTGTTCAGGGACAGTGACACGATCCCCATGCATCAAGCCACAG GATGTGCCCATGCGATGCAGTCCAACAGACTCTCACATTTCTTCGATCTCAGGGGACCGAGTTTCACAGCAGACACAGCTTGCTCAGCAAGTTTGGTCGCCCTCCACTTGGCGTGCCAGAGTTTGCGTGCTGGCGAGTCAACCTCAGCGATTGTTGGTGGTTGTCATCTGAACATGCTGCCCGAGTTTTGGATTTCCTTCTCGTCTTGCAG ATTGCTGGCGGACTCTGGCCGATCTATTGCCTTTGACCAGCGCGGTACCGGTTTCGGCCGTGGCGAAGGTTGTGGCATGATTATCCTTAAGCCCCTCGACCAGGCCATCAGAGACAACGACTCAATTCGTGCGGTCATCAGAGGCACTGGCATCAACCAGGATGGCAAAACGCCTGGTATTACTATGCCTAGTGGCGCAGCACAGG AGAAGCTCATGAGGCAGATCTACAGAAACGCAGGTCTTGACCCCAATGACTGCGGTTATGTTGAGGCCCACGGCACTGGTACCAAGGTCGGTGACCCGATTGAGGCCACCGCGATCCACAATGTCATTGGCCAGAACAGGTCAACGAAGGATCCCTTGTTCATCGGCTCAGTCAAGTCGAACATTGGTCACTTGGAAGCGGCGTCTGGTATCGCTGGTGTCATCAAGGCAACCATGATGCTGGAGAGAGGTTTCCTCCTTCCCAACCACGACTTCAAGAAGCCCAACGAGAAGATTCCGTGGAAGGAGTGGAACATGAAGGTCCCTGCCACTCAAAGGCCCTTCCCCAAGAACAAGAAGTACATCAGTGTCAACAACTTCGGTTTCGGTGGCACCAACGCACACGTTGTTCTTGAGAAGGCACCTCACACCGGCGCCCCCAAGAAGGACAACAAGAATCTTCCTCCTCCCGATAACAAGAAGGCAAAGAGCACCAAGAAGATCTACGTCTTGTCTGCCAACGACAAGAACTCTGTCGGTGCCGTCATGAAGAACCTCGTTGTCTACCTCGAGCAGAGACCAGAGATTTTCCAGAACGATCTCATGGACAACATCGCATACACTCTTGGTTCGCGTCGCTCAATGCTTCCGTGGAGGGTTGCTATCCCCGCCACTGACTCTTTCGAGCTTATCGAGACCCTCAACAGCGGCAAGGTCATTCCTGGCAAGGAGACTGAGCCCTTGAGAATCGGTTTCGTCTTCACTGGTCAGGGTGCTCAGTGGTGGGGCATGGGCCGCGAATTATACGGCCAGTACCCCATTTACACTGCCGCCATTGACAGAGCCGATGAGTGTCTGAGAAAGTTGGGTGCTGAGTGGTCCCTCGTCGAGGAGCTCAGCAAAGACCAAGAATCCTCCAAGGTTTCCGAGGCTCACATTTCCCAGCCGGCTTGCAGTGCTGTTCAGCTTGCATTGACTGACCTTCTCCGCACCTGGGGCATTCGCCCCGCGGCTGTTGCTGGTCACTCCTCTGGTGAAATTGGCGCCGCATACGCTGCCGGTATCATTGGCTTCGAGGCCGCCATGGCCATTGCCTACCACAGAGGCCGTCTCATCCCCATCCTGAAGCAGAGAAACCCTGATCTTCAGGGCTCCATGATGGCCGTTGGCGGAACCAAGGAGGAAGTCCAGCCCATGATCGACGCTCTCAAGCAACAGCAGGTCAGAATTGCCTGTTACAACAGTCCCTCCAGTTTGACCATTTCCGGTGACTCCGCAGCTCTCGGCGAGCTCGAGAAGAACCTTGAGGACAAGCAGATGTTCAACAGACGCCTGCAGGTTGAGACTGCTTACCACTCGCACCACATGAACCTTGTTGCCAAGGAATACCGCGAGTCCATCTCTGAGCTTCCCCATCCTCAGACTACCGATGTCCGCTTCCACTCTTCCCTCTACGGACACCAGATCGACGGCTTCGAGTGCCAGGCTCACTACTGGGTCAACAACCTTACCTGCCCTGTGCGCTTCTCTGAGGCTCTTGAGACCATGCTGGAGCCCGTCGGCGAGCACAAGACTGGCGTTAACATGATCATCGAATTGGGTCCTCACTCTGCTCTCCAGGGACCCATCAAGCAGATCCTGAAGCACGTCGGAGAGGCTGCCATGAAGGTGCCTTATGCCTCTCCCCTTGTCCGTAAGAAGGATGCCGTTGAGTCTGCGATGGACTTGGCCTGCAACCTGATCACCAAGGGTGCCATTCTCAACATGGACAACGTTAACTTCCCCAACCTGAAGAAGAAGCCGTCACTGTTGACTGATCTTCCCCGCTATGCCTGGAACTACCAGAACAAGTACTGGCAAGAGTCTCGCATGACTCAGATGCACAAGTATCGCAAGTCGCCCAGAAATGACTTGATCGGTCTCGAGGCCATCTACTCCAGCGATCTCGAGCCGACATGGAGAAACATTGTCCACTTAGATGACCTTCCATGGCTTCGCCACCACGCGATCCAGTCGGTGACAATCTTCCCCATCTCTGCCTTCATCGGCATGGCTTTGGAGGCTTCCGCTCAGTGGGCTCAGCGCAAGGAGATTTCATTCGAGAAGTACGAGCTGAGAGACGTCTCCGTCGTCAAGCCATTAGCTCTGCAGGATGCTGATGTTGAGATGACTATCAACCTGCGCCCCCACCAGGAGACCAATCTGACTGCATCCGAGACCTGGAAGGAGTTCCGCATTTGCTCTTGGTCTCACGGCAGTGGCTGGACAGAGCACTGTGTTGGTCTCATCGCTCTCCATGGCACTGAGACTAATGAGGTCGATGGCAAGGAGCAAAAGCTCGCCGCTCTTCGCGGAGCTGAGGCTACCATGAAGGCCAGCGAGGGCCCTGAGGCTGTTGCCGTTGCGGAGAACGACATGTACGAGCGCCTGACTGAGCTTGGTGTCGGCTACGGACCATCCTTCCAGTGCATCAAGGACTGCAAGGCGTCGAACAAGTACTCCACTGGTACCATTTCATCCTTCGATGTTGCGGCCGACATGCCCAACCACTACCAGACCAGCTCTGTCCTCCACCCTACCTTCTTGGAGTCTGTCATTGAGATGTACTGGCCCATCCTTGGCGCCGGCCGCACTGACATCAACACGGTCTACCTCCCCTCTTCCATCGGTCGCATGTCCATCTCTCGCGACATCACCGCCCTTACTAAGGAGGTTGGCAGCGCCCTCAAGGTATACTGCAAGGCTGATTTCCCCGCCGAGGCCCGCTCTACCAAGGTCTCTGTCTTCGCCACCTCAGAAGCCAACGACTTGGTCATTGAGATTGATGAACTCACCGTTTCTCCCATCATTGACGGAGAGACTGAGCTGGCTAGCAACCCTGCTCGCGAGCTTTGCTACAAGCTTGAGTGGGAGGAGATTGGAACTCTGAAGTCGCTGTCTGGCAAGTCCAAGACCAAGATCAACGGTGCCTCCGGTGTCGAGGTTGATGCTCCTTTGCCCGATGTTGACGTCGCCATCATTCACGGCGACTCCAACTCTCAGCAGATGTTGGCCAACGGTCTCGCGATTGCTCTGGCCAGTGCAACCTCCAGACTGCCTGAGATGGGTACCATGCACGAAGTCAATACTGAGGGCAAGCTTACCGTCGTCCTCACTGAGATTGAGCAACCTTTCCTTGCCAACCCTACCAAGGAGCAGTTTGCCGAAGTTCGTGGCATGCTTGCCGGTGTCCAGGGCTGTTTGTGGGTTGTCCGTGGTGCATACGACAAGGCTACCTCGCCTGAGTCCAACATGATCATCGGTCTTAGCAGAACCGTTCGCTCTGAGACTGTCCTGCCCTTCGCCACCCTTGACCTGGACGACAATAACCAGCTCGACGAGGACGATTCCGCTGCAGCCATCTTTGAGATCTTCAAGCTCGCTTTCGGTGCTAGTGCCTCGTCCACCAGCGAGCTTGAGTTCATGGAGCGATCCGGCAAGCTCTCCACTCCCCGCATTGTTCACGATGAGGACATGAACGAGTTCGTCCACCGCGAGACCAACCCTAGCGTTGTTGAGATGCAGCCTTTCGGCAAGGACAAACGATGCCTCAAGATGGAGTTCTCCACTCCCGGTGCCATTGAGACGGTGCACTTCGTTGACGATATTGTTGCCACGCAGCCTCTTGGAGAGAACGAGATTGAGTTCGATGTTAAGGCCGTTGGCATGAACCTTCGCGATGTCATGATCGCCAAGGGCCAGATCCCTGAGGCTGACAAGCACGCTCTTGGTGTCGAGGCTTCCGGTATCGTCACCAGAGTCGGCTCTGCTGTCAGGGCCCACAAGGCCGGCGACCGCATTGCCGCCCTCACCATTAGCCACGGTGCCTATGCTACCCGCACTCGCACCACCGCTGCTAATGTCATGGCCATGCCATCCAACATGTCCTTCGAGGATGCCTCAACTCTTCCCTTGGCTTACTGCACTGCCTATTACAGCTTGGTCGAGCAAGCCCGCCTCCGTGAGGGCCAGCGCATCCTGGTTCACTCTGCCGGTGGTGGTATTGGCCAGGCTTCAGTCTGCCTCGCAAAGATGATCGGTGCTGAGATTTTCGTCACTGTCAGCACCGCCGCCAAGAAGAAGCTTCTCATGCAGCACTACAATGTTCCTGAGGACCACATCTTCTACAGCCGCAACACCACCTGGAGAGCCGCCGTTAGACGCGCGACCAACGATGAGGGTGTTGACGTTGTTCTCAACACCCTTCCCGGCGCCGATGCCCTGAGAGAGAGCTGGGCTTGCCTCAGCCGCTTCGGTTGCCTCGTTGATGTTCGCAGAAAGGATGGCTCTCGCGCCACCCGCCTCGACATGGGGCAGTCTGACAGCAACGCCTCCTTCCTCAGTGTCGACATCTTCGGCCTTGCCGCCGAGAGGCCCAAGATTATGGAGAGACTCGTCGCTGATGTCTCCAAGCTTCTTGCCGACGACCAGCTCCGACCCATCGACCCTGCCACCGTCTTCCCCGTGTCCTGCATGGAGACAGCCTTCAAGACGCTGCAAACCACCCAAGGCCCGGGCAAGTTGGTTGTTGTTCCTCATGCTGAGGATGTCGTCATGGCTACTCCTTCCAAGGCTGCCAAGGCCCTTCTGAAGCATGATGCTACCTACCTCCTCATCGGTGGTACTGGTGGTCTCGGCCGCAGTATGTCCAGGTGGATGGTCGCCCACGGCGCCAGGAACCTTGTTCTCCTGTCCCGCAGTGGTTCTGCCACTGGCAAGGTTAAGGAGCTCATCGACGAGGCTGCTAACGATGGTGCTCACATCACCGTTCGCCCTTGCAATGTCGCCGACAAGTCTAGCGTTGAGCAGTTGTTCAACACTGGCCTCAAGGGTCTTCCTCCCGTCCGTGGTGTCATCCACGGTGCTATGGTCCTTCGT GATGTTCTGTTCGAGCAAATGACCTACAACGACTACACCTCGGTCACCGAGTCCAAGGTCCAGGGTGCATGGAACTTCCACAATGCCCTCCAGGAGCGCCAGACTGAGCTTGACTTCTTCATTGCCATCTCTTCCGCTGCCGGAGCCGTCGGTAACCGTGGTCAAGCCGCTTATGCCGCCGCCAACTGCTTCCTCAACGCCTTCGTCCAGCACCGTCTTGCCCTTGGTCTGCCCGCTACCTCTCTCGACTTGACCGCTGTCTCTGATGCCGGTTACCTGGCCGATGGTAGTGCCGAGCGTGCTGCTGAGGTCGCCAAGAACTTGGGATCCGACAGCATTTGCGAGGCCGAGGTGCTTGCTCTCATCGGCGCATCCATTTCGAACAAGACTTCCGTCTGCAACCACCACGTCATCACTGGTATGCGTATCACGCCCAGCATCCAGCCCTTCTGGACTCCCGATGCCAAGTTCAAGGCTCTCCGCCTGGCCGCCGAGGAGCTTGCCGCTGCCGAGGCCGGTGCCAACGGTGCCGTCTCACTCAACGCCGCCCTCAAGGCGTCGCGCAGCGAGACAGAGGCCATGGAGGTTGTCTGCCGCGGTTTGGTCGAGAAGATTGCCGCCGTCCTGATGATGGAGATTGAAGACCTCGACGTCACCCGCAGCTTGTCGCATTACCCGCTTGACTCGCTTGTCGCCATCGAGATCCGTAACTTTATCACTCGCGAGTTCGAGGCCAACATGCAGGTCCTTGAGTTGCTGAGCAGTGGTAGCATCCAGACTCTCACCAAGGCTGTGTGCAAGAAGAGCAAGCTTTGCGTCGGATTCGACTGGAGTAACTAG
- a CDS encoding ABC transporter, giving the protein MATPAGAADAAAPAAANGAAGAPTDPGATPAEPKKAWYKLNAKTLLTIRNFFKIFHYGTLLDKFIIVGSIIGAIGAGLTMPVMNIVFGQLVGTFTGFFMQGTSETQEDFEKAVNQGVLYIVYLFIARLILTYLSNLGFRMTSLRISAKIRLHYLRCLFNLPISMLDMLAPGQTAAIITITASILQLGISEKMGQFFSSLAVVIAGFTIAFAYNWLLTLTTSSGLVFIAIVYAITTPPIIKRLKDVQDMDIQAASVATEAFSSIRMLAACGAEFKLLAKYGILADQSRKRGAGMAWLIAVQQGLIFFAIYATFALSFWYAFQMYTMMALTTPTSLIVVLLCIMMMASSLGQITAPLQSASQAADANAIFHTIIDAPKATYGTLRAPEVSAAEDIVFQAVNFVYPKRPDVKILDNLFLTFPAGKVTAIVGPSGSGKSTIVGILERWYEFNGDMQTNQLVLWLRNGIISVGGRLLSEIDPKWWRSQIGLVQQDNALFNTTIFKNVEYGLIGTEWEHKSQAVKARLIEEACKDAFADEFISRLPEGYQTEVGDAGIKLSGGQRQRLAIARAIVKQPKILILDEATSAIDVRSEQIVQAALDRACKGRTTIIIAHRLGTIKKADNIILLRKGQVVQQGTHEELMSQVDGPYHLLATAQKLDMGVEEEEDVLFGDLSWRRPEPERLSVHKSLQGGSSTGDLTEKRPSSEGTSTGMLQHLHEINGSDEELERIEAGSLRVVREPRGCLGRWRAFHMFGSFGQLLGEQRKRWKTYIIIAFAALGAGASTPVQAYLFAVLVSLFSYWGNFLRVIANHWCEMFMYLATGVGVSHFLLGWATTTIGFGIVRVYRKEYFRNIIYKPSSFFDAEGNSAGSLTARLATDPTMLQQLLGTNMAFVLISLFNVIGCVVVGLVFGWKLTLVALGTSMPIIVAAMFYRVRHETSFETANNAVFAESAKFASESISAIRTVSSLTMEDGICDRYDNLLRDHIKDAFRKSRFSVMVFSFSDSISLLCMAFVLWYGGKLLAGHEYTPFQYMVVYIAVVQGGMSAGQWLSFGPNIAKAKTAADRILALRENEDDDNQPQKGVSDIVPYEVHYEKGVEIDFKDVWFSYPTRPLPVLKGLDLRIERGQFAAIVGPSGSGKTTIISLLERFYTLQAGGEILYNGHDIKTLDLVNYRKNISLVSQEPNLFTGSIRENILLGIEDEDAVSDEAIHAAARDAGIHDFIISLPEGYNTQVGNAGVTLSGGQKQRVSIARALIRRPSLLLLDEATSALDSETERGVQAVFDATKGSRTMIMVAHRLATVQNADVIFVMADGKVVERGDHASLIAEKGIYFQMCQSQALDK; this is encoded by the exons ATGGCCACGCCGGCCGGCGCCGCTGATGCGGCAGCTCCGGCTGCGGCCAACGGGGCCGCGGGCGCCCCCACCGATCCCGGTGCCACACCGGCGGAGCCTAAGAAGGCCTGGTATAAGCTCAACGCGAAGACGTTATTGACGATACGCAACTTCTTT AAAATCTTCCACTATGGAACATTACTCGACAAGTTTATCATAGTGGGGTCAATCATTGGCGCTATCGGTGCCGGCCTTACCATGCCGGTGATGAACATTGTCTTTG GACAACTGGTCGGCACCTTCACCGGGTTTTTCATGCAAGGTACATCGGAGACACAAGAAGACTTTGAGAAAGCAGTCAACCAGGGAGT ATTATACATCGTCTATCTGTTCATTGCCAGGCTCATCTTGACATACCTCTCCAAT CTGGGCTTCCGTATGACGAGTCTTCGCATCTCAGCAAAGATTCGCCTGCACTACCTACGATGCTTATTCAACCTCCCAATCTCAATGCTAGACATGTTGGCGCCTGGTCAGACAGCCGCCATTATTACCATCACCGCAAGTATCTTGCAGCTGGGTATCTCCGAGAAAATGGGACAGTTCTTCTCTAGTCTTGCAGTCGTCATTGCAGGGTTTACCATCGCTTTCGCCTACAACTGGCTTCTCACACTAACGACGAGCTCCGGGCTAGTCTTCATCGCCATCGTGTATGCCATCACCACGCCGCCAATCATCAAGAGGTTGAAGGATGTCCAGGACATGGATATCCAAGCCGCCTCCGTCGCAACCGAGGCTTTCAGCTCAATCCGAATGCTTGCTGCGTGCGGTGCCGAATTCAAGTTGCTTGCAAAGTATGGAATATTGGCAGATCAATCACGGAAGAGGGGTGCTGGTATGGCTTGGCTCATTGCGGTTCAACAAGGATTGA TTTTCTTCGCCATCTACGC AACCTTCGCTCTGTCATTCTGGTACGCTTTCCAGATGTACACTATGATGGCCCTGACGACTCCCACATCCTTGATCGT TGTTCTTCTCTGCATCATGATGATGGCCTCCTCTTTGGGTCAAATCACTGCGCCACTACAGTCCGCATCGCAGGCCGCCGACGCCAACGCCATCTTCCACACCATCATAGACGCCCCCAAAGCTACGTACGGAACGCTCAGGGCGCCCGAGGTCTCGGCCGCTGAAGATATCGTTTTCCAGGCCGTCAACTTTGTGTACCCCAAGCGTCCCGACGTGAAGATCTTGGACAACCTATTCCTCACGTTCCCTGCCGGCAAAGTCACTGCCATTGTGGGTCCTTCGGGTTCCGGAAAGAGCACAATCGTTGGCATTTTGGAGAGATGGTACGAGTTCAATGGTGACATGCAGACTAATCAACTG GTTCTCTGGCTCCGCAACGGTATCATCAGTGTCGGCGGCCGGTTACTCAGCGAGATCGACCCCAAGTGGTGGCGTAGTCAAATCGGCTTGGTCCAACAAGACAACGCTCTTTTCAACACTACTATCTTCAAGAACGTCGAGTACGGTCTCATCGGGACTGAATGGGAGCACAAGTCCCAGGCGGTTAAGGCAAGGCTGATTGAAGAGGCATGCAAGGATGCCTTTGCCGATGAATTCATCTCACGTTTGCCAGAG GGATACCAAACTGAAGTTGGTGATGCTGGCATCAAGCTCAGCGGTGGTCAGCGCCAGCGTCTCGCCATCGCTCGTGCCATCGTCAAGCAGCCCAAGATCCTCATCCTCGACGAGGCCACTTCCGCCATCGATGTCCGCAGCGAACAGATCGTGCAGGCCGCTCTCGACCGCGCATGCAAGGGACGCACAACCATCATCATCGCCCATCGCCTCGGAACCATCAAGAAGGCCGACAACATCATTCTCCTGCGCAAGGGCCAGGTCGTCCAGCAGGGTACGCACGAAGAGCTCATGTCCCAGGTCGACGGTCCTTACCACCTTCTGGCTACTGCACAGAAGCTCGACATGGGCgtcgaagaggaagaggatgtCCTCTTTGGTGACCTCAGCTGGAGACGACCCGAGCCTGAGCGTCTTTCTGTTCACAAGTCTCTTCAAGGAGGCAGCAGTACCGGGGATCTCACCGAGAAGAGACCTAGTAGCGAGGGCACTTCCACGGGCATGCTTCAACATCTCCACGAGATTAACGGCTCTGACGAGGAGCTCGAGCGCATCGAAGCCGGTAGCTTGAGAGTTGTCAGGGAGCCAAGAGGATGTCTCGGTCGATGGAGAGCATTCCACATGTTCGGTAGCTTTGGTCAGCTGCTCGGCGAGCAGAGGAAGAGATGGAAGACGTACATCATCATTGCATTTGCAGCACTCGGTGCTGGAG CGAGCACTCCCGTTCAAGCTTACCTCTTCGCGGTTCTGGTTTCTCTCTTCTCTTACTGGGGCAACTTCCTGAGAGTCATCGCCAATCATTGGTGTGAGATGTTCATGTATCTCGCTACAGGTGTGGGAGTCAGTCACTTCCTGCTCGGCTGGGCTACCACCACCATCGGCTTC GGTATCGTCCGCGTCTATCGCAAGGAGTACTTCCGAAACATCATCTACAAGCCTTCTTCATTCTTCGACGCCGAGGGCAACTCCGCTGGTTCCCTGACCGCCCGCCTCGCCACCGATCCTACCATGCTCCAGCAGCTCCTAGGCACAAACATGGCTTTCGTTCTCATCTCGCTGTTCAACGTCATCGGCTGCGTTGTCGTTGGTCTCGTCTTCGGCTGGAAGCTCACCCTTGTCGCGCTCGGCACATCCATGCCCATCATCGTGGCAGCCATGTTCTACCGTGTGAGGCACGAGACCAGCTTCGAGACTGCCAACAATGCCGTCTTTGCCGAAAGTGCCAAGTTTGCGTCGGAGAGCATCAGTGCGATCCGCACCGTCTCTAGTCTTACGATGGAAGACGGAATTTGCGACCGCTACGACAACTTGCTCAGGGACCACATCAAGGATGCTTTCCGCAAGTCTCGCTTTTCCGTCATGGTCTTTTCTTTCAGCGATAGTATTTCGCTGCTCTGCATGGCTTTCGTACTTTG GTACGGTGGCAAGCTACTTGCCGGGCATGAGTACACGCCCTTCCAGTACA TGGTTGTCTACATTGCGGTTGTTCAAGGCGGCATGAGCGCCGGTCAATGGCTCAGTTTTGGTCCCA ACATTGCCAAGGCAAAGACAGCAGCCGATCGCATCCTGGCTCTCCGTGAGAAcgaagacgacgacaacCAACCCCAGAAGGGCGTCAGCGACATCGTCCCCTACGAAGTTCACTACGAGAAGGGTGTCGAGATCGACTTCAAGGACGTCTGGTTCAGCTACCCCACAAGACCCCTCCCCGTCCTCAAGGGCCTGGACCTCAGAATCGAGCGAGGCCAATTCGCCGCCATCGTCGGACCTTCCGGCTCCGGCAAGACGACGATCATCTCCCTCCTTGAGCGCTTCTACACCCTCCAGGCCGGCGGCGAGATCTTGTACAACGGACACGACATCAAGACGCTCGACCTCGTCAACTACCGCAAGAACATCTCTCTCGTCTCCCAAGAGCCCAATCTCTTCACCGGCTCCATCCGCGAGAACATCCTACTCGGTATCGAAGACGAGGACGCCGTCTCAGACGAAGCGATCCACGCCGCGGCGCGGGATGCAGGTATCCACGACTTCATCATCTCTTTACCCGAGGGCTACAACACCCAAGTCGGCAACGCCGGCGTCACACTCTCCGGAGGCCAGAAGCAGCGCGTCTCCATCGCGAGAGCGCTCATCCGCCGGCcgtcgctgctgctgctcgacGAAGCGACGAGCGCGCTGGACAGCGAGACAGAACGCGGCGTCCAGGCCGTGTTTGACGCCACCAAGGGTAGCCGGACAATGATCATGGTCGCTCACAGGCTCGCGACGGTGCAGAATGCCGACGTTATCTTTGTCATGGCGGACGGTAAGGTCGTTGAGCGGGGTGATCACGCGAGTTTGATTGCCGAGAAGGGCATTTACTTCCAGATG TGTCAATCACAAGCGTTGGATAAATAA